In Girardinichthys multiradiatus isolate DD_20200921_A chromosome 18, DD_fGirMul_XY1, whole genome shotgun sequence, a single window of DNA contains:
- the LOC124883502 gene encoding uncharacterized protein LOC124883502 isoform X1 has translation MLVFHLTVNHTDRLLSHFPVYQKDHLFNSNPSWDFGAFRHLQILMKQTHFNSSMFAHVFSEAGKYVFVDSVVPQRSMVVVVSEEGTECDSRTAAFQPMTPAHLVKYGVVKHHRLNLLPDWGLIVGILSLLLVLVVVLTTTVLVLRPSKSKLVPHWKIRPKWRSLGEPFCPAECVCSSESITVQSQGGILGIRGVGEGAEEEEPAVSKGGSVSGCFDLEEFNVKTLYDKLEDQNLHIAAQLARHRKDMQEFYRNICKQAESLKDIFENMDYKNLHLLKEIQVHDVMKDRPSHINMGERDNQAENSVSLLGAVLRSVEALLCKLTGETWKNQDLHGLPCCHGSKDCEAQVGYMQPGDTNMCFAQFSSVSMNKGEALSHETDCAQTTAPYLSDDDLSKLVTISPLFKTLQEIQQSLQQLTTDESHQHPCNAEMGPSVQENHNEHLIPIALDNLSPQHSAIYLFGCHVMQLLAESPMFPSVLLLLAKSVPFCSAPSNENLLAHCTGDFYFDPTNQILYLCEPKLHHVGHFIAVILQSMAYIVGGSKPQRFLQALHEAISTVSLQLFNLSFKWSSAEPNFDALDGRHGALVEQFLNIRVPSEARFTEHLLARRLERYKYFKLEDLICNLKQRSTPNTGLPPNGTPVQMSCVEEEIDRMSESFLQLSMQLQRRGQISTMLKQRDSSAEDQRETSTNTPSLSRNGTILLELKRCYVSQRLNELQATLGQMRRCQLHDGKLKEGTRGRKKSDVGSDQRREKEHNPATDCCSPADHHRLSTLSAGQKHSPRSPESRALSGSKMESHDSDHQRSSYVHTNNPDTLMDQNIQTKD, from the exons ATGCTCGTTTTTCATCTCACTGTCAACCACACTG accGCCTTCTCAGCCATTTCCCAGTGTACCAGAAGGACCACCTGTTTAACAGTAACCCAAGCTGGGACTTTGGGGCCTTCAGACATCTGCAGATCCTGatgaaacaaacacatttcaacTCTTCAAT GTTTGCCCATGTTTTTTCCGAAGCAGGAAAGTATGTGTTTGTGGACAGTGTCGTCCCTCAGCGGAGTATGGTTGTGGTGGTCAGTGAGGAGGGCACAGAATGTGACAGCAGGACTGCCGCGTTTCAACCCATGACTCCAGCACACTTAGTCAAGTATGGGGTTGTGAAACATCACCGGCTCAACCTTCTTCCTGATTGGGGACTCATTGTTG GGATCTTGAGTCTGCTGTTGGTCCTGGTTGTAGTCCTGACAACAACCGTGCTGGTTCTACGACCCAGCAAATCAAAGCTCGTCCCCCACTGGAAGATAAGGCCAAAGTGGCGCAGCCTTGGAGAGCCCTTCTGCCCAGCCGAGTGTGTTTGCAGCAGTGAAAG CATAACTGTCCAGAGTCAAGGTGGCATTCTTGGCATTCGAGGTGTAGGTGAGGGAGCAGAAGAGGAGGAGCCTGCAGTCTCAAAGGGAG GAAGCGTGTCAGGCTGCTTTGATCTGGAGGAGTTCAATGTGAAGACACTTTATGACAAATTAGAGGACCAAAACCTCCACATCGCCGCCCAGCTGGCCAGACATCGCAAAGACATGCAGGAATTTTACAGGAATATCTGCAAACAAGCTGAATCACTGAAG GATATATTTGAAAATATGGATTATAAAAACTTGCATCTCCTTAAAGAGATTCAAGTCCATGATGTGATGAAGGATAGACCATCACACATTAATATGGGAGAGAGAGACAATCAAG CTGAGAACTCTGTGTCATTACTGGGAGCTGTTCTTAGATCAGTTGAAGCTCTCTTGTGCAAGCTGACAGGAGAAACTTGGAAAAACCAGGATCTGCATGGTCTTCCATGTTGCCATGGTTCAAAAGATTGTGAGGCTCAGGTTGGATATATGCAACCCGGTGACACCAATATGTGTTTTGCACAG TTTTCATCAGTGTCTATGAATAAAGGAGAAGCTCTTTCTCATGAGACAG ACTGTGCACAGACCACAGCTCCTTATCTCAGTGATGACGATCTGTCCAAATTGGTCACCATATCTCCTTTGTTCAAAACTCTGCAAGAGATTCAGCAGTCCTTACAGCAGCTCACCACAGATGAGTCACATCAACATCCCTGCAATG CAGAAATGGGGCCTTCTGTCCAAGAGAACCACAATGAACATCTAATTCCAATTGCACTGGACAACCTGTCTCCACAGCACTCAGCTATTTACCTGTTTGGTTGTCACGTGATGCAGTTGCTTGCAGAGTCACCGATGTTCCCCTCTGTTCTTCTTTTACTGGCGAAGTCAGTTCCCTTTTGCTCAGCTCCCTCTAACGAGAATCTCCTGGCCCATTGCACAGGGGACTTCTATTTTGATCCAACCAATCAAATCCTTTATCTGTGCGAGCCAAAGCTTCATCATGTGGGACACTTTATTGCTGTCATCCTGCAGTCCATGGCCTACATAGTaggag GATCCAAACCCCAGAGGTTTCTGCAAGCACTACATGAGGCCATTTCAACTGTAAGCCTTCAGCTGTTCAACCTTTCTTTTAAATGGAGCTCGGCCGAG cctaattttgatgcattaGATGGGCGGCATGGTGCATTAGTGGAGCAATTTCTCAATATCAGAGTTCCCTCTGAAGCACGCTTCACTGAGCACCTATTAGCCAGAAG ACTTGAGAgatataagtattttaaactggaGGATCTCATCTGCAACCTCAAACAAAGATCAACTCCAAATACAG GTTTACCACCAAATGGGACACCAGTGCAG ATGTCATGTGTAGAGGAAGAAATTGACCGTATGAGCGAATCCTTCCTGCAGCTAAGCATGCAACTGCAGAGAAGAGGTCAAATAAGCACAATGCTAAAGCAGAGAGATAGCAGTGCTGAAGATCAG CGGGAAACATCAACAAACACGCCAAGTCTGAGTCGTAACGGAACAATCCTGTTGGAGCTGAAGAGATGTTATGTATCACAGCGCCTCAATGAGCTGCAAGCCACATTAGGCCAAATGAGACGGTGCCAGTTGCATGACGGGAAGCTGAAAGAAGGAACAAGAGGCCGTAAAAAAAGTGATGTTGGCTCCGATCAGCGCAGAGAAAAGGAACATAATCCTGCCACGGATTGCTGCAGTCCTGCCGACCACCATCGGC
- the LOC124883502 gene encoding uncharacterized protein LOC124883502 isoform X2 has translation MLVFHLTVNHTDRLLSHFPVYQKDHLFNSNPSWDFGAFRHLQILMKQTHFNSSMFAHVFSEAGKYVFVDSVVPQRSMVVVVSEEGTECDSRTAAFQPMTPAHLVKYGVVKHHRLNLLPDWGLIVGILSLLLVLVVVLTTTVLVLRPSKSKLVPHWKIRPKWRSLGEPFCPAECVCSSESITVQSQGGILGIRGVGEGAEEEEPAVSKGGSVSGCFDLEEFNVKTLYDKLEDQNLHIAAQLARHRKDMQEFYRNICKQAESLKDIFENMDYKNLHLLKEIQVHDVMKDRPSHINMGERDNQAENSVSLLGAVLRSVEALLCKLTGETWKNQDLHGLPCCHGSKDCEAQVGYMQPGDTNMCFAQFSSVSMNKGEALSHETDCAQTTAPYLSDDDLSKLVTISPLFKTLQEIQQSLQQLTTDESHQHPCNEMGPSVQENHNEHLIPIALDNLSPQHSAIYLFGCHVMQLLAESPMFPSVLLLLAKSVPFCSAPSNENLLAHCTGDFYFDPTNQILYLCEPKLHHVGHFIAVILQSMAYIVGGSKPQRFLQALHEAISTVSLQLFNLSFKWSSAEPNFDALDGRHGALVEQFLNIRVPSEARFTEHLLARRLERYKYFKLEDLICNLKQRSTPNTGLPPNGTPVQMSCVEEEIDRMSESFLQLSMQLQRRGQISTMLKQRDSSAEDQRETSTNTPSLSRNGTILLELKRCYVSQRLNELQATLGQMRRCQLHDGKLKEGTRGRKKSDVGSDQRREKEHNPATDCCSPADHHRLSTLSAGQKHSPRSPESRALSGSKMESHDSDHQRSSYVHTNNPDTLMDQNIQTKD, from the exons ATGCTCGTTTTTCATCTCACTGTCAACCACACTG accGCCTTCTCAGCCATTTCCCAGTGTACCAGAAGGACCACCTGTTTAACAGTAACCCAAGCTGGGACTTTGGGGCCTTCAGACATCTGCAGATCCTGatgaaacaaacacatttcaacTCTTCAAT GTTTGCCCATGTTTTTTCCGAAGCAGGAAAGTATGTGTTTGTGGACAGTGTCGTCCCTCAGCGGAGTATGGTTGTGGTGGTCAGTGAGGAGGGCACAGAATGTGACAGCAGGACTGCCGCGTTTCAACCCATGACTCCAGCACACTTAGTCAAGTATGGGGTTGTGAAACATCACCGGCTCAACCTTCTTCCTGATTGGGGACTCATTGTTG GGATCTTGAGTCTGCTGTTGGTCCTGGTTGTAGTCCTGACAACAACCGTGCTGGTTCTACGACCCAGCAAATCAAAGCTCGTCCCCCACTGGAAGATAAGGCCAAAGTGGCGCAGCCTTGGAGAGCCCTTCTGCCCAGCCGAGTGTGTTTGCAGCAGTGAAAG CATAACTGTCCAGAGTCAAGGTGGCATTCTTGGCATTCGAGGTGTAGGTGAGGGAGCAGAAGAGGAGGAGCCTGCAGTCTCAAAGGGAG GAAGCGTGTCAGGCTGCTTTGATCTGGAGGAGTTCAATGTGAAGACACTTTATGACAAATTAGAGGACCAAAACCTCCACATCGCCGCCCAGCTGGCCAGACATCGCAAAGACATGCAGGAATTTTACAGGAATATCTGCAAACAAGCTGAATCACTGAAG GATATATTTGAAAATATGGATTATAAAAACTTGCATCTCCTTAAAGAGATTCAAGTCCATGATGTGATGAAGGATAGACCATCACACATTAATATGGGAGAGAGAGACAATCAAG CTGAGAACTCTGTGTCATTACTGGGAGCTGTTCTTAGATCAGTTGAAGCTCTCTTGTGCAAGCTGACAGGAGAAACTTGGAAAAACCAGGATCTGCATGGTCTTCCATGTTGCCATGGTTCAAAAGATTGTGAGGCTCAGGTTGGATATATGCAACCCGGTGACACCAATATGTGTTTTGCACAG TTTTCATCAGTGTCTATGAATAAAGGAGAAGCTCTTTCTCATGAGACAG ACTGTGCACAGACCACAGCTCCTTATCTCAGTGATGACGATCTGTCCAAATTGGTCACCATATCTCCTTTGTTCAAAACTCTGCAAGAGATTCAGCAGTCCTTACAGCAGCTCACCACAGATGAGTCACATCAACATCCCTGCAATG AAATGGGGCCTTCTGTCCAAGAGAACCACAATGAACATCTAATTCCAATTGCACTGGACAACCTGTCTCCACAGCACTCAGCTATTTACCTGTTTGGTTGTCACGTGATGCAGTTGCTTGCAGAGTCACCGATGTTCCCCTCTGTTCTTCTTTTACTGGCGAAGTCAGTTCCCTTTTGCTCAGCTCCCTCTAACGAGAATCTCCTGGCCCATTGCACAGGGGACTTCTATTTTGATCCAACCAATCAAATCCTTTATCTGTGCGAGCCAAAGCTTCATCATGTGGGACACTTTATTGCTGTCATCCTGCAGTCCATGGCCTACATAGTaggag GATCCAAACCCCAGAGGTTTCTGCAAGCACTACATGAGGCCATTTCAACTGTAAGCCTTCAGCTGTTCAACCTTTCTTTTAAATGGAGCTCGGCCGAG cctaattttgatgcattaGATGGGCGGCATGGTGCATTAGTGGAGCAATTTCTCAATATCAGAGTTCCCTCTGAAGCACGCTTCACTGAGCACCTATTAGCCAGAAG ACTTGAGAgatataagtattttaaactggaGGATCTCATCTGCAACCTCAAACAAAGATCAACTCCAAATACAG GTTTACCACCAAATGGGACACCAGTGCAG ATGTCATGTGTAGAGGAAGAAATTGACCGTATGAGCGAATCCTTCCTGCAGCTAAGCATGCAACTGCAGAGAAGAGGTCAAATAAGCACAATGCTAAAGCAGAGAGATAGCAGTGCTGAAGATCAG CGGGAAACATCAACAAACACGCCAAGTCTGAGTCGTAACGGAACAATCCTGTTGGAGCTGAAGAGATGTTATGTATCACAGCGCCTCAATGAGCTGCAAGCCACATTAGGCCAAATGAGACGGTGCCAGTTGCATGACGGGAAGCTGAAAGAAGGAACAAGAGGCCGTAAAAAAAGTGATGTTGGCTCCGATCAGCGCAGAGAAAAGGAACATAATCCTGCCACGGATTGCTGCAGTCCTGCCGACCACCATCGGC